One Trichocoleus sp. FACHB-46 DNA window includes the following coding sequences:
- a CDS encoding response regulator transcription factor produces the protein MSSKRTSRLLIVEDDFAIRNLLQRFLERQNYHTEAVADAQTALATFETFNPDLVILDVILPDMLGFNVCERMKRQCRDIPVILLTSLTAVEEQMTGLQWADAYITKPFHLQLLEKQVQAILRLSETFATPAKSPHLVFDDLIIDPVRREVLQNHQPVPLTALEFDLLYCLAKQPQQAWNREKLIQAVWKHQFVGDGRVVDVHIGQIRKKIEPDPRQPTLIQTVRGFGYKFALDPLKTCEV, from the coding sequence ATGTCTTCTAAGAGAACTTCTAGACTTTTAATTGTTGAGGATGACTTTGCCATCCGTAACTTGTTACAGCGCTTTTTAGAGCGGCAAAACTATCATACGGAGGCCGTTGCAGATGCTCAGACTGCATTAGCTACATTTGAAACATTTAATCCTGATTTAGTGATTTTGGATGTCATCTTACCTGACATGCTGGGCTTTAATGTCTGTGAGCGGATGAAACGCCAATGTAGAGATATTCCGGTCATCCTACTCACAAGCTTGACAGCCGTAGAAGAACAAATGACTGGACTACAATGGGCTGATGCGTACATCACCAAGCCATTCCACCTACAACTTTTAGAGAAGCAGGTTCAGGCGATTCTGCGCCTCTCTGAAACCTTCGCGACTCCTGCGAAATCACCTCATCTCGTGTTTGATGATCTAATCATCGATCCCGTTCGTCGTGAGGTTCTTCAGAATCATCAGCCTGTTCCTCTAACTGCTCTAGAATTTGACTTGCTCTATTGTTTAGCTAAACAACCACAACAAGCTTGGAATCGTGAAAAACTAATTCAGGCAGTCTGGAAGCATCAGTTTGTTGGAGATGGACGGGTCGTTGATGTCCACATTGGTCAAATTCGTAAAAAAATTGAGCCTGATCCAAGGCAACCAACTTTGATTCAAACTGTCCGAGGGTTCGGTTACAAATTCGCCCTCGATCCGCTAAAGACTTGTGAAGTCTGA
- a CDS encoding NACHT domain-containing NTPase, which yields MRNRGLWASPDGIKQARLALTDKAWSQSQLANLLGISRQPIAKFFAGKPVDRLYFVQICQKLDLRWQTIIDLSQAAVAEQEPNAQVADVEPSTDVNAIAYEVRQSCRDRIQYQCGTTRMIDLPQAIALNDIYVPTQVLIDTSLQRWRQPAHLLHYSSQNLQSERSGEPTRSEVVPKRLSGLYVASRHSKLVVLGKPGSGKTMFLQNLALQCIEGKFQSDRIPIFIPIKVFVEHIANENDFSLFNYIYQKLRYDCQLNFEQIKNLLNHGRALILLDGLDEAPVEIRNKLLIAIQQFSQDYYQNRFVISYRTLAVRYQFFGFAEVEIVDFEAEQIKIFAEKWLATVCAPDKEPGKILFDQFINQLKFPENQPIRELAARPLFLHIICLSFQSFTNFSPNQTSLYKQILKVLLVEWNEIKGNSCSLVPLNLTWLHLLEILSQIAAIAFETESLYFEEEQIQYIVADYLRKLKTHEYEMIQLQLSSMAVFKALTAQYSFFLEQARGVYSFSHTALYEYHVARSIIDRFKSNISDKILDDFFDQKCWHLFLLVCEMLPNVDTLLLAMKQRVDALIANDKKIQQFLAWLLHKSSSVSNSDQLMIRAFYLVNECTLAQIYIQDALEQVLHRPPNTKNDLMIDHALSRALICAEAVQHSLSAAASSNLFLDHAHALAVALTASLSYDLESKLRRSLQKISDQLPNCDETEENLKQWWIVNGQKWTQRFRTLIVEHRNIGHHWQFTQHQNNLLHRYHDANLLVLRGLKRAFHITPLIRQKIEEALLLPI from the coding sequence ATGAGAAACCGAGGGCTCTGGGCATCACCTGATGGAATTAAGCAAGCGAGACTGGCTTTGACTGATAAGGCTTGGAGTCAGAGTCAGTTGGCAAATCTACTGGGTATTAGCCGTCAACCGATCGCCAAATTCTTTGCAGGGAAGCCTGTGGATCGCCTTTATTTCGTGCAGATCTGTCAAAAACTAGATTTGCGCTGGCAAACTATTATTGATTTGTCTCAAGCTGCTGTAGCTGAACAAGAGCCAAATGCTCAAGTTGCAGATGTTGAACCGAGTACTGATGTGAATGCGATCGCCTACGAAGTTCGGCAAAGCTGCCGAGATAGGATTCAGTATCAATGTGGTACTACACGGATGATCGATCTTCCGCAAGCGATCGCCTTAAATGATATTTATGTCCCTACGCAAGTTCTGATAGATACCTCTCTCCAGCGGTGGCGACAACCTGCCCATCTTTTACATTACTCTAGTCAAAACTTACAGAGTGAGCGCTCAGGAGAACCGACCAGAAGTGAGGTAGTGCCAAAACGATTATCCGGACTATACGTTGCCTCAAGGCATTCAAAGTTAGTCGTATTAGGCAAGCCAGGTTCAGGAAAAACGATGTTTCTACAGAATTTAGCTCTTCAATGTATTGAGGGGAAGTTTCAAAGCGATCGGATTCCCATCTTTATTCCAATTAAAGTATTTGTTGAACATATAGCAAACGAAAACGATTTTAGTTTGTTCAACTATATTTATCAAAAATTAAGATACGACTGCCAGTTGAATTTTGAACAAATTAAAAATTTATTAAACCATGGCAGAGCCTTAATATTATTAGATGGATTGGATGAAGCTCCTGTTGAGATTAGAAACAAACTCTTGATCGCGATTCAGCAATTTTCTCAGGATTATTACCAGAACCGATTTGTGATTAGCTATCGAACATTGGCTGTTAGATATCAGTTCTTTGGTTTTGCCGAAGTTGAGATAGTAGACTTTGAAGCTGAACAGATCAAAATTTTTGCTGAAAAATGGCTTGCTACTGTTTGTGCTCCTGACAAAGAACCAGGAAAAATATTGTTTGATCAATTTATAAATCAGCTAAAGTTTCCTGAAAATCAACCAATTAGGGAATTGGCAGCTAGACCACTTTTCCTACATATAATTTGTTTATCGTTTCAATCATTCACTAATTTTTCTCCCAATCAAACTAGTCTGTATAAGCAAATCTTGAAAGTTCTGTTAGTAGAATGGAATGAAATAAAAGGCAATAGTTGTAGTTTAGTCCCCTTAAATTTAACCTGGCTACATCTTCTAGAAATTCTTTCGCAAATTGCGGCGATCGCTTTTGAAACTGAGAGTCTCTACTTTGAGGAAGAGCAAATTCAATATATTGTTGCTGATTATCTCAGAAAACTTAAAACCCATGAATATGAAATGATTCAACTGCAATTGAGTAGTATGGCAGTGTTCAAGGCGCTCACGGCACAATATAGTTTCTTTCTAGAGCAAGCACGCGGAGTTTACTCATTTTCTCACACAGCTTTGTATGAATATCATGTTGCCAGAAGTATTATTGATCGTTTTAAGTCAAATATTTCAGATAAAATCCTTGATGATTTTTTTGATCAGAAATGCTGGCATCTTTTTCTACTCGTTTGTGAAATGCTACCAAATGTTGACACTTTGCTTTTAGCAATGAAACAACGAGTTGACGCTCTAATTGCTAATGATAAAAAAATACAGCAATTTCTAGCCTGGTTGCTACACAAGTCTAGCTCCGTCTCAAATTCAGATCAATTAATGATTCGCGCATTTTACTTGGTAAACGAGTGCACATTAGCTCAGATCTATATTCAAGATGCTCTTGAGCAGGTTCTGCATCGTCCCCCGAATACGAAAAATGATTTGATGATTGATCATGCACTCTCTAGAGCGCTCATCTGTGCTGAGGCTGTTCAACACTCCTTAAGTGCTGCCGCTAGCTCAAATCTATTTCTGGATCATGCCCACGCGCTGGCCGTTGCTCTAACAGCGTCCTTGAGCTATGACTTGGAGTCTAAACTAAGGCGATCGCTACAAAAAATTAGTGATCAATTACCTAATTGTGATGAGACTGAGGAAAACTTGAAGCAGTGGTGGATTGTAAACGGACAAAAATGGACTCAACGCTTCAGAACTCTAATAGTAGAGCACCGAAATATTGGACATCATTGGCAGTTCACTCAACACCAAAATAACTTACTTCATCGGTACCATGATGCCAACTTACTAGTCTTACGCGGGTTGAAAAGAGCTTTCCATATAACACCTTTAATACGACAAAAGATCGAGGAGGCACTCTTATTACCGATATAA
- a CDS encoding filamentous hemagglutinin N-terminal domain-containing protein encodes MHWLKLLSSSVFTVGLATVLADSAPAQITSGENGTLVNLSGGTINITGGTQTGSNLFHSFGQFSVDAGQTANFVDPGVQNILGRVTGGNASLINGVLQITAGNANLYLMNPAGIIFGSGASLDVSGSFTATTANGIGFGDQWFNAIAANDYANLIGNPTSFAFTMAQPGAIANAGNLVVGQGHSIALLGGTVINTGILTAPEGKVTVAAVPGEKIVNISQDGSLLSLSLPETTGATVQALPFTPLSLPQLLTGGNLSNATGVTVENGVVRLVGSGIHIEAGDVVATGITAQTATLSASNNLTLLESQLYTTGALNLLAQNTVQIRDSAAKPVIVEAGGNLTIQGNQAVDILALNHVDSRLVASGNLVLRSSQTISSDAHYFTGGYLKFEQLDGNPGNVFSFYDPIILAAGDITLGNYTGASLHILAGGSVTLGDVEITQAGDAATTINPNNTAAFNATQTFADLATVTRADGSPLQYNGTPVLDSDNTLQWIDPTTLFIDGSARPTLDVRAGIDWSQLGGVPAVLGVPTDIVQPPHCPTLLLPISLFLQLQRVPTLPLAELQSILERAPRILEVWCC; translated from the coding sequence ATGCACTGGCTGAAACTCCTAAGTTCTTCTGTCTTCACCGTTGGTTTAGCAACCGTACTGGCCGATTCGGCGCCAGCACAAATCACCTCTGGCGAAAATGGAACCCTCGTTAACCTAAGCGGTGGCACAATCAACATCACTGGAGGTACGCAGACAGGCAGTAACCTATTTCATAGCTTTGGTCAGTTCAGTGTAGATGCAGGACAAACCGCAAACTTCGTTGACCCTGGTGTCCAGAATATTCTGGGGCGAGTAACAGGAGGGAACGCTTCCCTGATCAATGGAGTGCTTCAGATAACTGCAGGCAACGCCAACCTGTACTTGATGAACCCGGCTGGCATTATTTTTGGTTCTGGAGCCAGCTTAGATGTATCAGGTTCCTTTACCGCAACTACTGCTAATGGCATTGGGTTTGGAGACCAGTGGTTTAATGCGATCGCTGCGAACGACTATGCCAACCTGATCGGCAATCCCACCAGCTTTGCGTTTACGATGGCTCAGCCAGGGGCGATCGCTAACGCAGGAAACCTCGTCGTTGGACAGGGACACAGTATTGCCTTATTGGGTGGCACCGTCATCAATACAGGAATCCTCACCGCACCAGAAGGCAAGGTCACTGTTGCAGCAGTTCCCGGTGAGAAGATAGTCAACATCTCTCAAGATGGCAGCCTACTAAGTTTGTCATTACCTGAAACGACGGGTGCAACTGTTCAGGCGCTGCCGTTTACACCGCTGTCTCTACCTCAATTACTGACAGGCGGAAACCTGAGCAACGCCACGGGCGTAACGGTTGAAAATGGGGTTGTCCGCCTAGTTGGTTCTGGGATTCACATTGAAGCTGGCGATGTAGTTGCGACAGGTATTACAGCCCAAACAGCAACCTTGTCAGCGAGTAACAACTTAACGCTGCTAGAAAGTCAACTTTACACCACAGGAGCGTTGAATTTACTGGCTCAAAATACAGTGCAGATTCGAGACAGTGCAGCCAAGCCTGTCATTGTTGAAGCGGGCGGCAATCTTACCATTCAGGGCAATCAAGCGGTTGATATCTTAGCACTCAACCATGTTGACAGTCGCCTAGTTGCCAGTGGTAATCTGGTGTTGCGATCGAGTCAGACCATCAGCAGTGATGCTCACTACTTTACAGGTGGCTATCTCAAATTTGAGCAACTCGATGGCAATCCAGGCAATGTCTTTAGCTTCTATGACCCGATCATTCTGGCCGCAGGAGATATCACGCTGGGTAACTACACAGGAGCTTCGCTGCATATTTTAGCGGGTGGCAGTGTCACCTTAGGAGATGTCGAAATTACTCAAGCAGGAGATGCAGCAACCACCATTAACCCGAATAACACCGCTGCTTTTAATGCCACTCAAACCTTTGCTGATTTAGCAACAGTGACACGTGCCGACGGTAGCCCTCTGCAATACAATGGCACTCCTGTTTTAGATAGCGACAACACATTGCAGTGGATCGACCCAACCACTCTCTTCATCGATGGTAGTGCTCGGCCCACATTAGATGTTCGGGCTGGCATCGATTGGTCACAATTGGGCGGTGTTCCTGCGGTTTTAGGCGTGCCTACTGACATAGTTCAGCCACCCCATTGCCCAACACTGCTTCTGCCAATCAGCCTGTTTTTGCAGCTCCAACGAGTGCCAACATTACCACTGGCAGAATTACAGTCAATCCTGGAACGGGCACCTCGGATTTTGGAGGTATGGTGTTGCTGA
- a CDS encoding CHAT domain-containing tetratricopeptide repeat protein, whose product MAQVLSHSKHEPANGKRRQKRIWGGAIATLLYLSVSPSFAVNSVPSSPLIQKASQSRRADQLLQQGNQQYQAGKLEAALKSWQAAQLQYQQLQDRQGEASVLANIGATYAMMERYREAVTTLETLLPIAQALNLTRIAAEAQGSLGLAYGSLDNYSQAITAHRSAGKLMRALGDRQGLGQVLLNLGNSFEAVGDYDSAKSAYEQSLKLAQQTSDRPGEAIAQSNLGALYANLGQYDDAIAALERGLSLAKATGNQSSQASTLINLGAVYHSQQEVEKALGYYQQSLAIAQQTQQRQRQVEALGSLGIAYADKGDYPKALKFLQQGLNLAKSLDSPQLEGKTLNNLGHTLLEAGRLTEAETQLRAAIKLLDGIRPGLSDTYKISIFDTQVQTYNLLQQVLIAAKQPEAALEISEQGRARAFVELLSRRVSQQSHQKSVKSDESRLTIDQLKQIARQQNATLVEYAIVFDDDFKFQGKQRGREQDLYIWVVNPSGQISFRQVDLKPLWQQDLTLSQLVNAGRCLNGSPACDRLIQSVISKAVNRNKQLTFPETPLPTHSTDPHPDDEKNIALQRLHSLLIEPIADLLPTNPNTRIIFIPQESLFLVPFPALQDEKGQYLIQRHTILSSPAIQVLALTHQQRQQARKSRQASPLVVGNPVMPVVSVAPGQPPEQLSPLPNAEEEAHKVAQLLNTVAITGSQATKISIKQKLPQAQIIHLATHGLLEYGSQGDYVSLEGIGVPGAIALAPSGDDNGLLTASEILDLQLQAELVVLSACETGRGRITGDGVVGLSRAFISAGVPSVVVSLWAVPDDATAQLMVAFYQNLQQHSDKAQALRQAMLATMNDHPSPFDWAAFTLVGEAQ is encoded by the coding sequence ATGGCTCAAGTTTTATCCCATTCAAAACATGAACCAGCAAACGGTAAAAGGAGGCAAAAAAGGATTTGGGGAGGGGCGATCGCAACTCTTTTATACCTGTCAGTGTCTCCCTCCTTTGCAGTTAATTCTGTTCCCTCGTCACCATTGATTCAAAAGGCGAGTCAAAGTCGTCGGGCAGACCAGCTTTTGCAGCAGGGAAATCAACAGTATCAAGCAGGGAAACTAGAAGCTGCCCTCAAGTCTTGGCAAGCAGCACAGTTGCAGTATCAACAGCTGCAAGACCGTCAGGGAGAAGCATCAGTGCTAGCAAACATCGGTGCTACCTATGCCATGATGGAGCGCTATCGCGAAGCAGTGACCACTTTAGAAACGTTACTGCCGATCGCTCAAGCTCTAAACCTTACCCGAATTGCAGCAGAAGCTCAAGGCAGCTTAGGGCTGGCTTATGGAAGTTTAGACAATTACAGCCAAGCCATCACTGCCCACCGAAGTGCTGGAAAACTAATGCGGGCGTTGGGCGATCGCCAGGGGTTGGGGCAGGTGCTGCTCAATTTGGGCAATAGCTTTGAAGCGGTCGGAGACTACGACAGCGCCAAGAGCGCTTACGAGCAAAGCCTAAAGCTGGCTCAACAAACTAGCGATCGCCCAGGAGAAGCGATCGCTCAGAGCAATTTGGGTGCCCTTTATGCCAACTTAGGTCAATATGATGACGCGATCGCAGCTTTGGAGCGAGGGTTAAGCCTGGCCAAAGCGACTGGCAATCAGTCTAGTCAAGCTAGCACTCTGATTAATCTCGGTGCTGTGTATCACTCCCAACAGGAAGTTGAGAAAGCCCTCGGGTATTACCAGCAGAGTTTAGCGATCGCCCAACAGACTCAGCAACGCCAACGTCAAGTAGAAGCTCTAGGAAGTCTGGGGATAGCTTATGCGGACAAGGGAGATTACCCCAAAGCCCTAAAATTTTTACAACAAGGTTTGAACTTAGCCAAAAGCCTTGATAGTCCTCAACTGGAAGGCAAAACTCTGAACAATCTGGGGCATACCCTGCTTGAAGCAGGCAGGTTAACAGAGGCAGAAACTCAGCTTCGGGCGGCGATAAAGTTGCTCGATGGCATCCGCCCAGGGCTGAGCGATACCTATAAAATTTCGATTTTTGATACTCAGGTTCAAACCTATAACCTGCTGCAACAAGTTTTGATTGCAGCGAAGCAACCAGAAGCAGCACTAGAGATCTCTGAGCAAGGCCGAGCCCGCGCCTTTGTCGAACTCTTATCTCGCAGAGTTAGTCAGCAAAGTCATCAAAAGTCAGTCAAGAGTGATGAGTCAAGACTCACGATTGACCAACTCAAGCAAATTGCTCGGCAGCAGAACGCAACCCTCGTTGAGTATGCGATCGTTTTTGATGATGACTTCAAGTTTCAAGGCAAACAGCGTGGTCGAGAGCAAGACCTATATATCTGGGTAGTGAATCCATCCGGGCAGATCTCTTTTCGGCAAGTTGACCTCAAACCCCTCTGGCAACAAGACCTCACCCTCTCTCAACTGGTCAATGCGGGTCGGTGTCTGAATGGAAGTCCTGCCTGCGATCGCCTGATTCAATCGGTGATTTCCAAAGCGGTTAACCGCAATAAACAGTTGACCTTCCCTGAAACACCACTACCAACCCATTCAACTGATCCTCACCCGGATGATGAAAAGAATATCGCGCTGCAACGATTGCACAGTCTGCTGATTGAGCCGATCGCAGACCTGTTACCGACTAACCCCAATACCCGGATTATCTTTATTCCCCAAGAATCTCTCTTTCTGGTGCCGTTCCCCGCCTTACAAGATGAGAAGGGTCAATATCTAATCCAGCGTCATACTATCTTGTCATCTCCTGCAATCCAGGTGCTTGCCCTAACCCATCAGCAACGACAGCAAGCCCGGAAAAGTAGACAAGCTTCTCCCCTGGTTGTAGGCAATCCTGTAATGCCAGTCGTTTCTGTTGCACCAGGACAACCCCCCGAGCAACTATCTCCGCTCCCCAATGCTGAAGAGGAAGCCCATAAGGTTGCTCAACTGCTCAATACGGTGGCGATTACAGGCAGTCAAGCAACGAAGATATCGATTAAACAAAAGTTACCCCAGGCTCAAATCATTCATCTGGCGACACATGGGTTACTGGAATATGGCAGCCAAGGAGACTATGTATCTCTAGAAGGGATAGGCGTACCTGGTGCGATCGCCCTAGCTCCTTCAGGAGATGATAATGGGTTACTAACAGCGAGTGAGATTTTAGACTTGCAATTGCAGGCAGAGCTAGTGGTGCTAAGTGCTTGTGAAACGGGGCGAGGGCGTATTACTGGAGATGGGGTTGTGGGATTATCCCGTGCGTTTATCTCTGCTGGAGTACCCAGTGTGGTCGTTTCTCTGTGGGCCGTTCCGGATGATGCGACGGCACAGTTGATGGTTGCTTTCTATCAGAATTTGCAGCAGCACTCAGATAAAGCCCAGGCACTTCGACAAGCAATGCTAGCAACCATGAACGATCATCCCAGTCCATTCGATTGGGCTGCGTTCACTTTAGTGGGCGAGGCTCAATAG